The genomic interval CTAATTTTATAgttacatttcttgttttttcatcatATTGTGTTGTTTTCTTAGGATGATTACTTTTATATGTAGCGTTATGATCTATTGGATTATAATCACtaaacatacttttttctttttgatggctaTATACTTgtccactttttgtttgtttagctgaTTTGACATTACTTCTTACAAAGCCATTATTTTCACTGCCATATTCGTATGTTAATGgagttttcattttagattcattCACATATAGTTCTTGTTTAGTTCTTAAATTTGGAGCAGTACAGTTTGAATGTCTGCATGCTCTTGTTGCATCAACATAACTATTACCTACTATAGTTTGGCCTCTTaatgctctttttcttttgctttcgtcttctatatttattttctttgatttattatAGGAAGAATGTGATATGggacatgtttctttttttctgcctaaGCTTTTATAGTTGGGATGAATATTGATGTTCTCTTCACTGTCGTCATTAGTAGTACTATGTTCATATTGATGATCATAAGTTGGGTGAGTAATGTAATCATCATGAGTAGTATAATTTGTGCTAGTGTCATAATTAACATTATAAGCATGAGCAGTGTCATCGTCATAAGCAGTATCATCGTCATAAGCAGCATCATCGCCATAATCAGCGTTAGTACCATAAGCAGCGTCAGTACCATAAGCAGCGTCAGTACCATAAGCAGCGTCATTACCATAATAAGAGTCAGTGGTATAACCTGCATGAGCATTATAATATTGGTTCATGCCATGATCCGAAGAAGTTGCATATCTATGACTATCATCATAAGGAGTATAATTACCATAATTTGGATAAGCATGCATTTGTTGATAATAATGTGATTTATGTTTAACCGTATAGGGTTCATCATAACCATAATTTGTGTTTTgttgcatatttaaatatttactttgtctGTTATGTTTTTGATCTAAATTATTATTTCCAAATATGTTCTCCATGTTTTCACGTAAGTTTTGATATCCTATGTTAGctctttccatattttttaacCTTGTAGATTGAGCATTACTAGTATATTGAGAATAATGTAAATTCGGATCTTgcgcatttaattttttttttttactttctgtatcATGGTTCctacttgttgattttttttcatatgtatattgTTCGTATGGTCCATCATTTATATAAACTTCTTCAAATGCATCCATACTGTTATTTCCATCATATGTTTGATATTGTTCTGTTGTAATAAATTCTTCTGTTTTATCTGAGTCAATATTTGTAtgaaactctttaaaataatgtaaatttaaaacatattgtaACCATTGTTTAAGTATATCATAGTTCATATCTGTTCTATCCAGCTCTTGCATAATATAACTTATATTTTCTCTAACTGATTCTTCATATGctttatttagatttaaataattttcatcgACTTGAGCTTGTTCTTGTGCACTGTTATTTATACTCTCATCATTTGGTATTTCTTGTATATTTCTGATATATGGCATAGATTTAGTTAAATTTGAGGCCATTGTTCCCATATTATTTCCTggattattaacattattttcaatattttgacttttaatattttcacttaCATACTGTGTTGTAAGATCACTGTTTTTTTTACCA from Piliocolobus tephrosceles isolate RC106 unplaced genomic scaffold, ASM277652v3 unscaffolded_1685, whole genome shotgun sequence carries:
- the LOC113220533 gene encoding probable serine/threonine-protein kinase clkA; translated protein: MHRQISKDIKQKCFEDQNKVPNNEKTHIDKNLQEQNNYTNDHYIIKTPHQTLHTDDTNITESNISGKKNSDLTTQYVSENIKSQNIENNVNNPGNNMGTMASNLTKSMPYIRNIQEIPNDESINNSAQEQAQVDENYLNLNKAYEESVRENISYIMQELDRTDMNYDILKQWLQYVLNLHYFKEFHTNIDSDKTEEFITTEQYQTYDGNNSMDAFEEVYINDGPYEQYTYEKKSTSRNHDTESKKKKLNAQDPNLHYSQYTSNAQSTRLKNMERANIGYQNLRENMENIFGNNNLDQKHNRQSKYLNMQQNTNYGYDEPYTVKHKSHYYQQMHAYPNYGNYTPYDDSHRYATSSDHGMNQYYNAHAGYTTDSYYGNDAAYGTDAAYGTDAAYGTNADYGDDAAYDDDTAYDDDTAHAYNVNYDTSTNYTTHDDYITHPTYDHQYEHSTTNDDSEENINIHPNYKSLGRKKETCPISHSSYNKSKKINIEDESKRKRALRGQTIVGNSYVDATRACRHSNCTAPNLRTKQELYVNESKMKTPLTYEYGSENNGFVRSNVKSAKQTKSGQVYSHQKEKSMFSDYNPIDHNATYKSNHPKKTTQYDEKTRNVTIKLDYFDKIIDVLPSNLNREDMEYLWGKFINLEKMKFKKVENYVIGYIKYLAKKFALSSNEQSKQIKIISNYAEEERKTQEKKDYNDFEAYIRQGNDSKQDFINFLVTKSKAWDNLRYMMQNWWMEELTIRMQQL